The genome window TGAGTCGGAGATCTGGTTCGTCGGCAAGACCACCCTCGACAACGGCATGACCATCGGCGTGCAGGTCGAGCTCGAAGCCGGTTCGAACAACAACGGCGACGACACCATCGACGAGAGCTACCTCTTCCTCGAAGGCAAGTACGGTAAGGCGATCGTCGGTGCCGAGGATACCGCCGCGTACCTGATGTCCGTCTCCGCTCCGAGCGCGTCCGACCTGGGCGGCGCCTGGGTGACCTCGGAAGGCGATCAGATCCAGTACATGCCGACCAACGGCGTCATCGGTCTCGACGTGATCCCGAATACCCTGTCGGACGAGAACAAGCTGACCTACTTCACGCCGAAGTTCTACGGCGTGCAGGCCGGCGTGTCGTACGTTCCGTCGAACAATCCGGGCGGCGACGATACCTGGGCGGGCGTGAGCGGCACCGTGGTCGTTCCGGCGGCCAACTCCGAGTCCGTCGCCAAGGCGCGGAATTTCGACGAGGCCTGGGCGTTCGGCCTAGCCTACGATGCCGATGTCGCGGGCGTGGGCGTGAAGGCTTCGGCCCACTACGTCACCATCGACATGGGCGGCACCAACGCCGGTCGCGTCAGCCAGGGCTTCACCGACGGCACCATCCGCGAGTTCGGCGGCGGGCTGAACCTGTCGTACCAGGGCTTCACCGTCGGTGGCGGCGTCAAGCGCAAGATCGCCGCGGGATCGACCCAGCTGAGTCCGACCGACGGCTTTGCCTGGAACGCGGGCGTGATGTACGCGGAAGGCCCGTACAAGGTCTCTCTGAACTATGCCAGCTCGAAGACGCAAGGCGTTGATCGGTCCGGCGGCCCGCTCGATGGCCACGACGAGATCGACGTGATCCGTCTTGGCGGCGCCTATGCCCTCGGCCCGGGTGTGAACCTGTTCGGTGAAGTCGGCTACACCAATGCCCAGGACGAGACCAGCGACAAATCCAAGGGCAACGAAGGCGCCTACGGCGGCGTCGTCGGTCTTCACCTGAACTTCTAATCCTTCTTCGGAAGGATGGTGCGCGGGGCGGCCCTAACGGGCCGCCCCGTTGCTTATAAGATGGTTCTGCCGAAAAAAGCGGCAAACCCGCCAAGCGGCTCCATAAGTGTGATAAATTCAGCACACCCTGTCGCGGAAATGACATGCGTTCGCGTTTGCCCGTTGCCGGGTGCATAGCCCCTATGCTTTGAATTCCCTTGCATTCGCGACCGCCCATAGCCGTGGGGACTGGTGCTGAAACAAGAGGGAACGCACATGAAGACGATTCTGATCGGGTCGACGGCGCTGCTCGCCGCCGCCATCATCGCGCCGGCCGCGCAGGCTTCCGAACCGGTGAAGCTGCAGCTCGGCGGTTTCATGGAATACTACGTGACGGGTGCGTCGCAGGACGACGACTTCAAGGGGTCGGTCAACAGCTTCGACGTCCAGGGCGAAGGCGAGATCTACTTCCAGGGGAAGACCACGCTCGACAACGGCATGACCATCGGCGTGATGGTGCAGCTCGAATCCGGCACCGACAACAACGGCAGCGATACCATCGACGAGAGCTATCTCTACGTCGAGGGCAAGTACGGTAAGGCGATTCTCGGCTCGACCGACAACGTCGCCTACCTGATGCGCGCCACCGCGCCGAACGCGGCCTACACCGAAGTCGACGACACCGCGATTCCGAACTATCTCGCGCGTCCGGACGACGTCACCGACAACATCACCGACCTCGGGTTCGACGGCGACGCCAACAAGGCGATCTACATGACGCCGAAGTTCTACGGCCTGCAGGCGGGCGTGTCGTATACCGCGTCGAACAACGGCGGCGGCGACGACGAATGGGCGAACGGTAGCAACAACCCGGTCACTCCGCTGACCAACTCCGAATCCGTGGTGAAAGCCGTCGACTTCGACGAAGCGTGGGCGTTCGGCCTGTCCTACGAGCGTGAGATCGGCCCGGTCGGCATGCTCGCCACCGCGGGCTACACCATTGCCAACGGCAATGGCGCCAACGCCAAGGACGCCGAGGACTGGGCGTTCGGCCTGAACCTGACCTACGCCGGCTTCACCCTCGGCGGCGCCTACCGCGTCATCGACGCGCCGGAAGGCTCCTTCGCCGAAGAGACCGACGGCTATGCCTGGGATGCCGGTCTGATGTACGCCGAAGGTCCGTATGCGGTTTCGATCAACTACCGCAAGTCGGGCGCCCGCGGCGATACCGCGACGGCCGGCAAGGACACCATCGACACCTACGCGCTCGGCGGCAAGTATACGCTCGGCGCGGGTGTGGACGTGTTCGGTCAGCTCGCCTATGCGCAGTATGACGCCGAAGGGGACGAGCAGGACAACGCCGGCGCGTTCGGCGGCGTCGTCGGTCTGCACCTCGACTTCTAAGCTCCGCGCCACGCGGATCTGCGGAAGGGCGGCCTCCGGGCCGCCCTTTTCGCATTCACGGCACGCCGTCGATTCCGGCGATGCCGACGGCGGCGGTGGAGAGCAGCGCCCGCGCGTTGGCGGCGGTGACGCCGCCCAGGGCATAGACCGCGAGGCGGGTTTCGCGCGCCCACAGGCGGAAGCGGGTGATGCCGATGCCCTTCGCGCCGGGATGGCTGCGGGTGGGGAACAGCGGCGACAGCAACGCCGCGGTCGCGCCCGCGCGGGCGGCGCGGCGCAACGCGCGCGGCGAGTGGGCGGCGGCGAACACCGGACCGCCGCCGCGCCTGCGCCACGCGGCGATCTCGCGGGCGCGTTCGGCGGGCAGATCGCGGACGTAGAGCGCGGCCGCACCCGCGTCGCGCCGCGCCGAGATCAGCATCACGCCCTTGCGGCGGCAGGCGCGGCCGAGATCGCGGCGGCCGGTGCGATCGAGCAGAGCCGTGCCGTGGGGCAGGGCCTTCAGCAGCAGGCGGGCGTCGGGGCGGCGGGAAACGTCGGTCAGCGCGATCAGCGCCGGAAGCCCGGCAGCGCGGACGTTGAGCCGCGCCGCGACGGTTGCTATGGTGCGCAACGGAACCTCTTCAGACCTGTCGTAAGGACCCAATCCGTGGAAGCCACTATCGCGGAAAATCTGCGCGCGGTGAAGGCGCGAATCCTCGCCGAGGCCGAAGCCTGCGGCCGCGCGGCGGCGGCGGCGCGCCTGGTCGCGGTGTCGAAAACCCATGATGCGGAGACGATCGCCGAGGCCCTCGATGCCGGGCACCGTGTCTTCGGCGAGAACCGGGTGCAGGAGGCCGCGGCGAAGTGGCCCGGCCTCAAGGCGCGCTATCCGGGCGTCGAACTGCACCTGATCGGGCCGTTGCAGTCCAACAAGGCGAAGGACGCGATCGCCCTGTTCGACGTCGTTCATACTCTCGACCGGCCGAAGCTCGCCGAGGCCCTGGTGCGCCTGCGCGACGAGGGCCACGCCCTGCCGCGCCTGCTGGTGCAGGTCAATACCGGCTGCGAGCCGCAGAAGGCCGGGGTACTGCCGACCGAGGCGGACGCTTTCCTCGACCGTTGCGCGGGAGAGTGGAAGCTCGAGATTGCCGGGTTGATGTGCATTCCGCCGGTGGAGCAGGAGCCCTCGCCCCATTTCGCGCTGCTGCGGAAGATCGCGGCGCGGCACGGCCTTGCGGAACTCAGCATGGGGATGAGCCACGACTATCCGGTGGCGGTGGCCCTGGGGGCGACCCTGGTGCGGGTCGGCTCGGCGATTTTCGGCGCGCGGCCGCCGGTCTCCTGAGGCGGAGATCCGGCGTTGCCGCCGCGCTCATCTGCCGTCGAACATCGTCCGCGCCGGTTCCTCGCCGAGGCTCGCGACCCCCGCGTAGGCGGAAATCGCGTCATCCATCGGCTCGATCGTGTTGAGGATCGCCTGCGGATCGCACGCGCAGGAAGATCGGGGGTTCCGCGACACTCTCGTGCCGATCCGGCCGCTTATTGGATCGCACCGGCGGCGGGTGCCAGGCCCTGGGCGGCGCGATATTTGTCGAGCGCCGAGTTCATCCGGTCGAAGAACCACAACGGCTCCTCCGGGTCCGGCGCGGCCGTCCGGCCCGGTTTGGCCGCGGGTTTCGCGGCGGGCTGAGCGGCCAGCGCGGCGTCTTCCGCCTGCGCCTGCCCGTGGGCGCGCAGCACTTCGCGCACCGCGTCGGGGGTCAGGCCCGCAGCCTCCATCGCCGAGGCGGAGAGGCCGGGAGCGACCTCGTCCGCGGATTTCGGCGGCGCCGCGGCGACCGGCTTCGGACCGCCGGTGTGGCGGCGATCCGGCATCGGGAACGCCTTGCCCGCCGCCGCCGGAGCGGGCGCGTCCCACGGCGTCAGAGCCGGGGTTTCCCCTGTCGCTTCGAGGGCGTCGGCGGGGGCGTCGGCCTCGGGCAGCGCCTGGGCGGGCACCACCGTGAGCGCGGGCAGCGCCACCATCGCGTTGGCGTCGGCGGAGGTTTGCGCATCCGTGCGGTCGAGGGCGGCGAGCATCGCCTCGGCCTTCGCCAGTCCCTCGGGATCGTCGCGCCATGCGTTGTCGGTGTGGGCGTCGTTGTAGAGGCGATAGGCGGTGCCGCGCGGATCGTCGACGTCGTCGAACAGCGCCGCGACGTGTTGGCCGGTATCCTTGCCGGTGGTGCCCTCGACGCCGACGTCGACCGCCGCGAGCCCGAGACCGATCGGCCCGCCGAACAGCGCGCCGCCCGCCAGCTTCATCACCGGCTTGATGGTGTCGCCGGTCAGCTCGCGGTAGATGCCGTTGACGATCGGGATGTGCTGCAGCGGGTTGATGACGTCGAGGAAGTCCCAGAACGTGAACTCGCCGTCGCCCACCAGCGAGAATTCGCTCTCGCCCGCCGCGGCGTCGTCGGCGTTCGACATCCGGATGTCGGCGCGCGGCGTCACGTTGAGCGCATCGCGCGGCGGCGTATAGGCGGGCGTCGTGGCGTCGGTGAGCATGGGAAACCTCCAGGCTCATCGAAGCAATTCCGGTGCCAGACTCCAGTAGGCTGAATTCAGGGCGGAATTTCTACGGCTGCGCGGTCTCGGCGGCCTCGGCGGGCAGGATTTGCCGGGCCGCTCAGAAAAGATGACCGCCCTTGATCCGCTTGGTTTCGAGATAGTCGCGGTTGTGGGAATTGGAGGGGAAGACGTGCGGCACCCGCTCCACCACCGTGACGCCGTGGCGCGACAGCGCCTCCACCTTCGCCGGATTGTTGGTGAGGAGCCGCACCTCGAGGAAGCCGAGCTGCCGCAGCATCGCCGCGGCGGGCAGATAGATCCGCTCGTCGTCGTCGAAGCCGAGCTGCTCGTTGGCCTCCATGGTGTCGAACCCGGCGTCCTGCAGGTCGTAGGCGCGCAGCTTGTTGACAAGACCGATGCCGCGCCCCTCCTGCGCCATGTAGAGCAGGATGCCCGCGCCGGTCTCGGCGATCTCCTTGATCGCGCCGCGGAGCTGGTCGCCGCAGTCGCAGCGCAGCGAGCCCAGAAGGTCGCCGGTGAAGCACTCGGAATGCAGGCGGGTCAGCACCGGCTTGCCGTGGTCGGGCGTGCCGATCACCAGCGCCAGGTGCTCGATGCCGCCGTCCGACGGGCGGAAGGCGATCACCTGGGTTTCCACCGCGTCGGCGAGCGGCACGTGGGCGCGGCTCACCGGTTGCAGGCTGAGCGCCAGCAGATGTTCGTGGTGCAGGACGTCGGCCGCCTCGGCCCACAGCAACCGGGCGTCGTCGCTGGCGGCGACGACGTCGACCACCGCCGCGGCGGGCATCAGCCGCGCGCGTTTCATCAGGTGAACCGCCGCCGCGTCCAACCCGTCGGGGGCGACCGCGCGCACCGCGATGCCGTGCGGCAGCGGTGCCCGCATCACCAGCGGGTCGGCGGCGCGCAGGCAGAGCTGCGCGATCGCCGCGATGTCGCCCTCGACCACGACCACCTTCGGCGGCTCGTCGCCCTCTTCGGTGTGCCACAGGCCGAGCACCGCCGCGCGCCGCCCGGTGAGGGCGAGACGCGGACGTCCGCCGAGGCTCGCCGCGAACGCCGCGAGCGGATCGCCGCCCGCCGCCTCGATCGCCAGCACGCCTACGGCCTTGTTGTGTGCGGCATCCTTCAAGCCCGCCACCGCGCCGCGCCGGACTTCGTCGACGACGCGGTTGACCGCGCGCAACGCGCCGGGCTCGGGAGACCAGCCGGACCCGCCGTCGGCGGGCGAAAACAAACCGGGAAAAACGGGAAAAGCGGACCGGGACATCATCGCCATGCTACGAATTCGACGGGGGCGGACAGTTTGGACGAAAATCCCAGGGCCGGAAAGCCCTGGCCCGCCCATGGGGGAATCGTTATATCTGAGGGCCGGGTGAAGATATGTCCCCTCGCGCCCCGAATGTAAAGCGCCGGAGAAACCGATGGCGGGCCGCCGAGTCCTGATTGTCGAAAGCGACGCCGTGCTGCGGCGCTCCCTCGCCGAACAGATCCTTGCGCAGGAAGGGTTTGCGGAGGTGGAGACCGCCGCGCACGCCGCCGAAGGCGGCACCATGGCCGCGGCGAAGCGCTACGATGCGCTGATCCTCGCCGCCGCGCTGCCCGACGGCACCGGCGCCGCGTTGACGCGGCGCCTGCGCGCCGAAGGCGTGGCATGGCCGGTGCTGATCCTCGGCGGCGATCCGCCGGAGGACGTCGGCGACCTCGGCGGCGTCTGCGAGACCCTCGCCAAGCCGTTCCGCATCGCCGCTCTGCTGCAGCGCCTGCGCGCGCTGATCCGCAGCTTCGAAAGCAGCGACGACGCGGTCCTCACGATCGGCCCCTATACCTTCAAGCCCGCCTCCAAGCACCTGGTCGAGGCCGACGACCGGATCGTCCGCCTCACCGAAAAGGAGGCCTCGATCCTCAAGTTTCTCTATCGCGCGGGCGACGTGGTGCCGCGCGAGGTTCTTCTTCACGAGGTCTGGGGCTACAACCCGGCGGTCACCACCCATACCCTCGAAACCCACGTCTACCGCCTGCGCCAGAAGATCGAAAAAGACCCGTCCAACGCCCAGATCCTCGTCACCGACACCGGCGGCTATCGGCTGGTGCCGTAGGCGGAGGGGAAGGAAGACGGTCGCGGAGGGACGGGGCCCCTCCGCGCTTCCCACTCGTTTCGGTGAAGCGCGCCGCTTGGATTTGCAGGGCGGGACACTTGGTTCCGCAGCAGACTTAAGCGGCGCGCAGCTCGGGTTTTAAGGGCCGGTTAGGGCGTCTTTGAGGCCCGCTTGGAGGATGCCTGAGAGGCGTCCCCGTCACAACCCCCACCGGAGATCAGAAGCTCGGCCGCGGCCTTCGCGTTGCCCCGGCCGGCGACCGTGTAGGTGGTGGAGACCTCGGCCAGGTCGAACCCGGCGAAGATCGCGCGGATCTCGGGGGTGTCGTTGATCGACATCAGGAAGCGGCCCTTGAGCGTCGCCAACTGGTCGGCCAGGCGTTCGAAGTCGGCGCGCTCGAACAGGTGGCGGCCGTAGTCGCCCTCGCAGCCCCAATAGGGCGGGTCGAGATAGAACAGGGTCTCGGGCCGGTCGTAGCGGGTGATGAAGCTGGCGTAGGGCAGGCACTCGATCACGACGCCGGCGAGGCGGGTGTGGAGATCCTCCAGCAACGGGCCGAGCTTGGTCACGTCGAAATGCCCTGGGCGCCCCGGCGAGACGCCGAAGTTGCGGCCGGAGACCTTGCCGCCGAACGCGGTGCGCTGGAGGTAGAGGAAGCGGGCCGAGCGTTCGAGATCGGTGAGGGTGTCGGGATCGGTGGCCACCAGGCGCTCGAACTCGGCGCGGGTGGTCAGCTGGAACTTGATCATCTCCATGAACGCGACGTAGTGGCGCTGGAGGATGCGGAAGAAGGTCGCGACATCGCGGTTGAGGTCGTTGATGACCTCGGCGCGCGGGGCCGAGGTCCGGCGCAGGAATACCCCGCCGCCGCCGACGAACGGTTCGGCGTAGGTGGCGTGGGGTATCCGCTCGATCTCGGCGACGAGGCGCTTAGCGAGGTTGCGCTTGCCCCCGAGGTAGGGGGTGACGGGATGGATCGCCCGGATCGGCGAAAGAGTCGACTCCATGTGCATTGTGGGATATTTCCTTGCCCCGCCCGGTCGACGGGTGCGGGGATGACCCGGCCTCGGCCGGGGTTGGGTCGTGCGAGATGCCCTCTCGCGGTTCGGCTGCTGTAACAGCCACGCCCCCCGCCGGCCCTCGCCGGCGCGGGTAATCATGCCGCTTCGCCCTTCGGGGTCTCCCCTTCCAGGCTGGTCTTGAGGCCGCCCGATTTGTCGAGCTTGTGGACCGCCCGGGTGATCACCCAGGTGCCGCTGGCGATGTCGCCGAGGCCGGAGACCACGATCTTGCCCTCGGCGCCGATCGACGGCTGCCCGGGCGTCACCTCACCCGAGAAGGTGCCGGTGCCGCGCGCGAGTGCGTCGAGCTTGGCGGCGGCGGCGCGCTGCGCCTGGTCGGCGTCGGGGAACTTGCTGCGGATGGTGAAGGTGGGGCCTTCGCCATCGCCGACCTTGATCGACTCGGCCTGACTGGTTTCGGCGTTGTGCCACTGCGCCACCACCGACCCGTATTTGCCACGATCCGCCTGGGTGGCGTTGTAGGACTGGAAATCTCCCGGCCCGAGCGCCACCGTCGGCATCGCCTTGCCCGAGGCGCTCTTGGCCTCGCCGCGCGGCACGAACAGCAGCCGCCCGGAGACCGGCTTCGCCACCGCGTCCTGGGTGCGGGCGACGCGGGTCAGCAGCGCCATGTCGCTCTCGTTGGTTTGCGCCAGGCTCGGCAACGTCACGTCGGCGAGCGAGGGCGCGACGACCGGAACTAGGTTGTGTTCGCCCGCGATCGTCTTGACCAGGTCGGCCACGCTCACGTCGTCCCAGCCGCGGGTCTTCTGTTCCTTCATCTGCTGGCGCATGTCGGCGGCCTTGCCGTCGATCGTGAGGGTGTGGGGCGGCCCGCTCGCCGACAGCTCGTCGACGACGAAGCGCCCCATGTGGATCAGCCCCGAGGCCGCGTACCCCATCCAGCATTCCAGGGCGGCGCCCTTGCGCGGCGCGGCAATCGCGAGGTCGCGGTTGTCGAGGACGATCGCGATGGTGTCGCTGGTGATGCCCGCCTCGTCGGTGACGGTCAGGGACAGCAGGCGCTGGGCGCAGGCGGCGGTGATGTCGGCGCCGTCGGCGGTGAGCTTCCAGAGCGGCCGCATCGGTCAGTCCCACAGCTTGACGGCGGCCGCCGTCGTCGGGGTTTCGAGGTCGGGGAGGTCGATGGTGATGCCGGCGGGCAGGATCGCGCCGTGGGCGGCCAGGCGCGGATTGGCCTTGAACACCGCTTCGGCGGCGTTCTCGCGGCCGTAGTGCTTCCAGCAGATGGCGTCGACCCGGTCGCCTTCGCGCGTCACGTACCGCATCAGTCGTCTCCGTACTCTTCGAGGGACAGGGTGAACTCCTGCTTGAGCGGGATGCCGTTGGCGAGGAACCGGGTCTGGCCCTCCTCGATGCGGACGAGGCACCAGCGCCCCCACACCCCGCCGAGGCCATCGACCAGCATCAGCGGCTCGCCCTTGCCCGCCTCATCGCGCATCGCGGCAATCTGGCCGAGGCCGCCGCGATAGTGCGGGTAGACGACGCCGGAAAGGCTCACCG of uncultured Alphaproteobacteria bacterium contains these proteins:
- a CDS encoding putative Outer membrane protein (Porin) (Evidence 3 : Function proposed based on presence of conserved amino acid motif, structural feature or limited homology), which codes for MLKQEGTHMKSILIGSTALLAAATIAPSAQASEPVKLQLGGYMEYWMAAADQDKDSNLNVNSFDIQGESEIWFVGKTTLDNGMTIGVQVELEAGSNNNGDDTIDESYLFLEGKYGKAIVGAEDTAAYLMSVSAPSASDLGGAWVTSEGDQIQYMPTNGVIGLDVIPNTLSDENKLTYFTPKFYGVQAGVSYVPSNNPGGDDTWAGVSGTVVVPAANSESVAKARNFDEAWAFGLAYDADVAGVGVKASAHYVTIDMGGTNAGRVSQGFTDGTIREFGGGLNLSYQGFTVGGGVKRKIAAGSTQLSPTDGFAWNAGVMYAEGPYKVSLNYASSKTQGVDRSGGPLDGHDEIDVIRLGGAYALGPGVNLFGEVGYTNAQDETSDKSKGNEGAYGGVVGLHLNF
- a CDS encoding Outer membrane protein (Porin), coding for MKTILIGSTALLAAAIIAPAAQASEPVKLQLGGFMEYYVTGASQDDDFKGSVNSFDVQGEGEIYFQGKTTLDNGMTIGVMVQLESGTDNNGSDTIDESYLYVEGKYGKAILGSTDNVAYLMRATAPNAAYTEVDDTAIPNYLARPDDVTDNITDLGFDGDANKAIYMTPKFYGLQAGVSYTASNNGGGDDEWANGSNNPVTPLTNSESVVKAVDFDEAWAFGLSYEREIGPVGMLATAGYTIANGNGANAKDAEDWAFGLNLTYAGFTLGGAYRVIDAPEGSFAEETDGYAWDAGLMYAEGPYAVSINYRKSGARGDTATAGKDTIDTYALGGKYTLGAGVDVFGQLAYAQYDAEGDEQDNAGAFGGVVGLHLDF
- a CDS encoding Thiamine monophosphate synthase, which gives rise to MRTIATVAARLNVRAAGLPALIALTDVSRRPDARLLLKALPHGTALLDRTGRRDLGRACRRKGVMLISARRDAGAAALYVRDLPAERAREIAAWRRRGGGPVFAAAHSPRALRRAARAGATAALLSPLFPTRSHPGAKGIGITRFRLWARETRLAVYALGGVTAANARALLSTAAVGIAGIDGVP
- a CDS encoding conserved hypothetical protein (Evidence 4 : Homologs of previously reported genes of unknown function), yielding MEATIAENLRAVKARILAEAEACGRAAAAARLVAVSKTHDAETIAEALDAGHRVFGENRVQEAAAKWPGLKARYPGVELHLIGPLQSNKAKDAIALFDVVHTLDRPKLAEALVRLRDEGHALPRLLVQVNTGCEPQKAGVLPTEADAFLDRCAGEWKLEIAGLMCIPPVEQEPSPHFALLRKIAARHGLAELSMGMSHDYPVAVALGATLVRVGSAIFGARPPVS
- a CDS encoding conserved hypothetical protein (Evidence 4 : Homologs of previously reported genes of unknown function), translated to MLTDATTPAYTPPRDALNVTPRADIRMSNADDAAAGESEFSLVGDGEFTFWDFLDVINPLQHIPIVNGIYRELTGDTIKPVMKLAGGALFGGPIGLGLAAVDVGVEGTTGKDTGQHVAALFDDVDDPRGTAYRLYNDAHTDNAWRDDPEGLAKAEAMLAALDRTDAQTSADANAMVALPALTVVPAQALPEADAPADALEATGETPALTPWDAPAPAAAGKAFPMPDRRHTGGPKPVAAAPPKSADEVAPGLSASAMEAAGLTPDAVREVLRAHGQAQAEDAALAAQPAAKPAAKPGRTAAPDPEEPLWFFDRMNSALDKYRAAQGLAPAAGAIQ
- the ribA gene encoding GTP cyclohydrolase-2, which codes for MAMMSRSAFPVFPGLFSPADGGSGWSPEPGALRAVNRVVDEVRRGAVAGLKDAAHNKAVGVLAIEAAGGDPLAAFAASLGGRPRLALTGRRAAVLGLWHTEEGDEPPKVVVVEGDIAAIAQLCLRAADPLVMRAPLPHGIAVRAVAPDGLDAAAVHLMKRARLMPAAAVVDVVAASDDARLLWAEAADVLHHEHLLALSLQPVSRAHVPLADAVETQVIAFRPSDGGIEHLALVIGTPDHGKPVLTRLHSECFTGDLLGSLRCDCGDQLRGAIKEIAETGAGILLYMAQEGRGIGLVNKLRAYDLQDAGFDTMEANEQLGFDDDERIYLPAAAMLRQLGFLEVRLLTNNPAKVEALSRHGVTVVERVPHVFPSNSHNRDYLETKRIKGGHLF
- a CDS encoding Two component transcriptional regulator, winged helix family produces the protein MAGRRVLIVESDAVLRRSLAEQILAQEGFAEVETAAHAAEGGTMAAAKRYDALILAAALPDGTGAALTRRLRAEGVAWPVLILGGDPPEDVGDLGGVCETLAKPFRIAALLQRLRALIRSFESSDDAVLTIGPYTFKPASKHLVEADDRIVRLTEKEASILKFLYRAGDVVPREVLLHEVWGYNPAVTTHTLETHVYRLRQKIEKDPSNAQILVTDTGGYRLVP
- a CDS encoding D12 class N6 adenine-specific DNA methyltransferase, producing MHMESTLSPIRAIHPVTPYLGGKRNLAKRLVAEIERIPHATYAEPFVGGGGVFLRRTSAPRAEVINDLNRDVATFFRILQRHYVAFMEMIKFQLTTRAEFERLVATDPDTLTDLERSARFLYLQRTAFGGKVSGRNFGVSPGRPGHFDVTKLGPLLEDLHTRLAGVVIECLPYASFITRYDRPETLFYLDPPYWGCEGDYGRHLFERADFERLADQLATLKGRFLMSINDTPEIRAIFAGFDLAEVSTTYTVAGRGNAKAAAELLISGGGCDGDASQASSKRASKTP
- a CDS encoding putative tail protein (Evidence 3 : Function proposed based on presence of conserved amino acid motif, structural feature or limited homology), encoding MRPLWKLTADGADITAACAQRLLSLTVTDEAGITSDTIAIVLDNRDLAIAAPRKGAALECWMGYAASGLIHMGRFVVDELSASGPPHTLTIDGKAADMRQQMKEQKTRGWDDVSVADLVKTIAGEHNLVPVVAPSLADVTLPSLAQTNESDMALLTRVARTQDAVAKPVSGRLLFVPRGEAKSASGKAMPTVALGPGDFQSYNATQADRGKYGSVVAQWHNAETSQAESIKVGDGEGPTFTIRSKFPDADQAQRAAAAKLDALARGTGTFSGEVTPGQPSIGAEGKIVVSGLGDIASGTWVITRAVHKLDKSGGLKTSLEGETPKGEAA
- the X gene encoding Tail protein X codes for the protein MRYVTREGDRVDAICWKHYGRENAAEAVFKANPRLAAHGAILPAGITIDLPDLETPTTAAAVKLWD
- a CDS encoding conserved hypothetical protein (Evidence 4 : Homologs of previously reported genes of unknown function), with the protein product MAEVMMALGEFRFGISTAAYDKLQRVSEFRWAKQERMGRKAARQFTGPEGDTVSLSGVVYPHYRGGLGQIAAMRDEAGKGEPLMLVDGLGGVWGRWCLVRIEEGQTRFLANGIPLKQEFTLSLEEYGDD